From a region of the Cucumis sativus cultivar 9930 chromosome 6, Cucumber_9930_V3, whole genome shotgun sequence genome:
- the LOC101221309 gene encoding protein SPIRAL1-like 1, with the protein MGGRGVSSGGGQSSLGYLFGDGDAPNAGAPKGGRQAPPPPSEAKTISKPAVSKPAATASPPADISKQIPAGIHSSSSNNYLRADGQNTGNFITDRPSTKVHAAPGGGSSLDYLFGGAGGK; encoded by the exons ATGGGGGGTCGTGGAGTTAGCAGTGGTGGGGGGCAGAGCTCACTGGGGTACCTGTTTGGTGATGGAGATGCTCCTAATGCAGGTGCACCAAAAGGTGGCCGCCAAGCACCGCCGCCTCCAAGTGAAGCGAAGACTATATCCAAACCAGCAGTGTCTAAACCTGCTGCTACTGCTTCACCACCTGCAGATATTTCCAAGCAGATTCCAGCTGGTATTCACAGTAGCTCATCAAACAACTATTTGAGGGCAGATGGTCAAAACACTGGCAATTTCATAACG GATCGGCCTTCAACCAAGGTTCACGCCGCCCCGGGCGGGGGATCTTCTCTGGATTATCTGTTTGGTGGTGCTGGTGGAAAATGA
- the LOC101221070 gene encoding probable UDP-arabinopyranose mutase 1 → MAGASVKPTPLLKDELDIVIPTIRNLDFLEMWRPFFEQYHLIIVQDGDPSKTIKVPEGFDYELYNRNDINRILGPKASCISFKDSACRCFGYMVSKKKYIFTIDDDCFVAKDPSDKDINALEQHIKNLLSPATPNFFNTLYDPYREGADFVRGYPFSLREGVPTAVSHGLWLNIPDYDAPTQLVKPRERNSRYVDAVLTIPKGTLFPMCGMNLAFNRELIGPAMYFGLMGDGQPIGRYDDMWAGWCVKVICDHLGWGVKTGLPYIWHSKASNPFVNLKKEYKGIFWQEDIIPFFQSVVLPKECTTVQKCYIELSKLVKEKLGPIDPYFLKLSEAMVTWIEAWDELNSAGGDSNGPAKK, encoded by the exons ATGGCGGGAGCTTCGGTCAAACCCACTCCCCTTTTGAAAGATGAACTTGATATTGTCATCCCCACGATCCGAAACCTTGATTTCTTGGAGATGTGGAGACCCTTTTTCGAGCAATATCATTTGATCATTGTTCAAGATGGGGACCCTTCAAAGACTATCAAGGTTCCAGAAGGATTCGACTATGAACTCTACAATCGGAATGATATCAATCGGATTCTGGGTCCCAAGGCCTCTTGCATTTCATTTAAGGATTCTGCTTGTCGATGCTTTGGCTATATGGTTTCCAAGAAGAAGTACATCTTCACAATTGATGATGATTGCTTT GTTGCAAAGGACCCCTCAGACAAAGATATCAATGCGCTCGAGCAGCACATAAAGAACCTTCTATCACCGGCCACCCCAAATTTCTTCAACACTCTGTATGATCCATATAGAGAAGGTGCGGACTTTGTGCGTGGATACCCTTTCAGTCTCCGTGAGGGTGTCCCAACTGCAGTTTCTCATGGACTTTGGCTTAACATCCCTGACTACGATGCTCCTACACAGCTCGTTAAGCCTCGTGAAAGAAACTCCAG GTATGTAGATGCAGTCTTGACAATTCCCAAGGGAACCTTGTTTCCCATGTGTGGAATGAATCTTGCTTTCAACCGTGAACTGATTGGACCTGCTATGTATTTTGGACTCATGGGTGATGGCCAGCCAATTGGAAGATACGACGACATGTGGGCCGGTTGGTGTGTTAAG GTAATTTGTGACCATTTGGGATGGGGAGTGAAAACAGGGCTTCCCTACATATGGCACAGCAAAGCCAGCAACCCATTCGTGAACCTCAAAAAGGAGTACAAAGGTATCTTCTGGCAAGAAGACATAATCCCGTTCTTCCAGTCGGTCGTCCTCCCAAAAGAATGCACAACGGTTCAGAAATGCTACATCGAACTGTCGAAGCTAGTGAAGGAGAAACTCGGCCCCATCGATCCTTACTTCCTTAAGCTGTCTGAGGCAATGGTCACTTGGATTGAAGCTTGGGATGAGCTCAACTCTGCTGGAGGGGACTCCAACGGCCCTGCCAAGAAGTAG
- the LOC101220127 gene encoding cytochrome b5 produces MPSISALYSIQEVSQHSSNDDCWIIIDGKVYDLTSYLDEHPGGDDVIVAATGRDATDDFEDAGHSKDARELMEKFYIGLLDTSSLDSLKLETNQVDGYATRVQTLTKQYWKAPVAVIGISVVLGWAYLRKK; encoded by the exons ATGCCGAGCATTTCGGCCCTCTATTCCATTCAAGAAGTCTCACAGCACAGTTCCAACGACGACTGTTGGATCATTATCGATGGCAAG GTATACGATTTAACTTCATATTTGGATGAGCATCCTGGTGGAGATGATGTTATTGTGGCTGCAACTG GCAGAGATGCCACGGATGATTTTGAAGATGCTGGTCATAGCAAAGATGCCAGGGAGTTGATGGAGAAGTTCTATATCGGCTTGCTTGATACATCTTCCTTGGATAGCCTAAAACTTGAAACGAATCAAGTAGACGGTTATGCAACTCGGGTTCAGACCTTGACAAAGCAATACTGGAAGGCCCCTGTTGCAGTAATTGGTATTTCTGTGGTACTTGGTTGGGCATACTTGCGCAAAAAGTGA
- the LOC101220835 gene encoding magnesium transporter MRS2-5: MDASRGVKKRGHGNRSWIKIDQEGNSEVLELEKATIMRHCSLPSRDMRLLDPLFLCPSTILGREKAIVVSLEQIRCVITSDEVFLMNSLDGCAAQYKSELCKRLQANKDQSDDLPFEFRALELALELTCSLLDAQVKGMEGEIYPLLDDLASSINTLNLERVRRFKGNLLTLTQQVQKVRDEIEHLMDDDGDMAEMYLTEKKRRMEANIRSNLYLEASFFGKQPPKSAPVSPVGSANGIYKLQRAFSSIVNSSSLMSSSTSGDNIEQLEMLLEAYFVVIDDMLSKLLSLKESIDDTEDLINIKLGNVQNQLIQFQLLFTAATFLATMFAALTAVFGMNFVDDVFDHPSSFQLIVYFTLIACGLVYFGFLFYFRYKKIFPL; the protein is encoded by the exons ATGGATGCATCACGAG GGGTAAAGAAGAGAGGCCATGGAAATCGTTCTTGGATAAAGATAGATCAGGAAGGGAACTCAGAGGTTTTGGAACTTGAGAAGGCTACGATAATGAGGCATTGTTCCTTACCTTCTAGAGATATGCGACTTTTGGATCCTCTCTTCCTTTGTCCATCCACAATTCTTGGAAGGGAGAAGGCAATTGTTGTCAGTCTTGAGCAAATTCGTTGTGTAATTACATCTGATGAGGTTTTTTTAATGAACTCCTTGGATGGATGTGCTGCACAGTACAAATCAGAGCTATGCAAGCGTCTTCAGGCAAATAAAGATCAATCAG ATGATTTGCCCTTTGAATTTAGGGCACTGGAGCTGGCACTGGAACTTACTTGCTCACTTCTTGACGCTCAG GTGAAGGGGATGGAAGGGGAGATATACCCTCTACTGGATGATTTAGCATCTTCAATAAACACACTTAATCTCGAGAGAGTTCGAAGATTTAAAGGCAACCTTCTGACCTTGACTCAACAAGTGCAAAAG GTGCGTGATGAAATTGAACATTTGATGGATGATGATGGGGATATGGCTGAGATGTATCTGACAGAGAAGAAACGAAGAATGGAGGCAAACATCCGAAGTAACTTGTATTTGGAAGCTAGTTTCTTTGGGAAACAGCCACCAAAATCTGCTCCTGTTTCGCCAGTGGGTTCTGCCAATGgaatttacaaattacaaaggGCTTTTAGCAGTATTGTGAACTCAAGCAGCTTGATGAGTTCCTCGACCAGCGGAGATAACATCGAACAATTGGAGATGCTGCTTGAAGCATACTTTGTGGTCATTGACGACATGCTCAGTAAATTGTTATCA CTCAAAGAATCTATAGATGACACAGAAGATCTGATCAACATTAAACTG GGCAACGTTCAGAACCAGCTGATACAATTTCAGTTGCTTTTTACTGCAGCAACATTCTTGGCTACAATGTTTGCAGCTTTAACCGCGGTTTTTGGCATGAATTTTGTCGATGATGTCTTCGATCATCCAAGTTCTTTCCAGTTGATAGTTTACTTCACCTTGATTGCCTGTGGCCTTGtgtattttggttttcttttctattttaggtACAAGAAAATATTCCCACTGTAG